Proteins encoded together in one Micromonospora auratinigra window:
- a CDS encoding sodium:solute symporter family protein: MGGGLRLNMNAVDYVILALYFVTVLGVGFAARRAIRTSVDFFLSGRSLPAWVTGLAFVSANLGALEIIGMAANGAQYGIMTVHYYWIGAVPAMVFLGIVMMPFYYGSKVRSVPEYLRLRFNRPTHLLNAISFAVAQVLIAGVNLYALALIMQALLGWPLWVAIVIGALIVLAYITVGGLSGAIYNEVLQFFVIIAGLVPITVIGLVKVGGVSGLMDAVRGSKLGEAGLHAWQGTGSTDNPLGAHWLGIVFGLGFVLSFGYWTTNFAEVQRALSARNMSAARRTPIIGAYPKLLIPLVTVIPGLIALITVKGLGAEQGDLVYNNAIPLLMRDLLPNGVLGIAVTGLVASFMAGMAANVSGFNTVFTYDIWQAYFRRDRPDEYYVKIGRIATVVAVVIGIGTAFIAAGFSNIMNYIQALFSVFNAPLFGTFIIGMFWRRMTALAGFWSLLSGTVVAIATYLLYKAGVISFNSDLEESFWGAGLAFVTVAVVAAIITPLTRPKTDDQLTGLVYGLSDTTLADDSLAGDAAWYRSPVLLGVVAVILAALFYIPVF, encoded by the coding sequence ATGGGCGGCGGCCTACGGCTGAACATGAACGCGGTGGACTACGTCATCCTGGCGCTCTACTTCGTGACGGTCCTCGGGGTGGGCTTCGCCGCCCGCCGGGCGATCCGGACCAGCGTCGACTTCTTCCTCTCCGGGCGCTCGCTGCCCGCCTGGGTCACCGGCCTGGCGTTCGTCTCGGCCAACCTGGGCGCGCTGGAGATCATCGGCATGGCCGCCAACGGCGCCCAGTACGGCATCATGACCGTGCACTACTACTGGATCGGCGCCGTGCCGGCGATGGTCTTCCTCGGCATCGTGATGATGCCCTTCTACTACGGCTCGAAGGTCCGCAGCGTCCCCGAGTACCTGCGGCTGCGCTTCAACCGCCCCACGCACCTGCTGAACGCGATCAGCTTCGCGGTCGCCCAGGTGCTCATCGCCGGGGTGAACCTGTACGCGCTGGCGCTGATCATGCAGGCGCTGCTCGGCTGGCCGCTCTGGGTCGCGATCGTGATCGGCGCGCTGATCGTGCTGGCGTACATCACCGTCGGGGGTCTCTCCGGGGCGATCTACAACGAGGTGCTCCAGTTCTTCGTGATCATCGCCGGCCTGGTGCCGATCACGGTGATCGGCCTGGTCAAGGTCGGTGGCGTGAGCGGGCTGATGGACGCGGTCCGGGGCTCGAAGCTGGGCGAGGCGGGACTGCACGCCTGGCAGGGCACCGGCAGCACCGACAACCCGCTCGGCGCGCACTGGCTGGGCATCGTCTTCGGCCTCGGCTTCGTGCTCTCCTTCGGCTACTGGACCACGAACTTCGCCGAGGTGCAGCGGGCCCTGTCCGCGCGGAACATGAGCGCGGCCCGGCGTACGCCGATCATCGGCGCGTACCCGAAGCTGCTCATCCCGCTGGTCACCGTGATCCCCGGCCTGATCGCCCTGATCACGGTCAAGGGACTGGGCGCCGAGCAGGGCGACCTGGTCTACAACAACGCCATCCCGCTGCTCATGCGCGACCTGCTCCCCAACGGCGTGCTGGGCATCGCGGTGACCGGCCTGGTGGCCTCGTTCATGGCCGGCATGGCCGCCAACGTCAGCGGCTTCAACACCGTCTTCACGTACGACATCTGGCAGGCCTACTTCCGGCGGGACCGGCCGGACGAGTACTACGTGAAGATCGGCCGGATCGCCACCGTGGTGGCCGTGGTGATCGGCATCGGCACCGCGTTCATCGCGGCCGGCTTCAGCAACATCATGAACTACATCCAGGCGCTCTTCTCGGTCTTCAACGCCCCGCTCTTCGGCACCTTCATCATCGGCATGTTCTGGCGGCGGATGACCGCGCTGGCCGGCTTCTGGTCGCTGCTGTCGGGCACCGTGGTGGCGATCGCGACCTACCTGCTCTACAAGGCCGGCGTGATCAGCTTCAACTCGGACCTGGAGGAGAGCTTCTGGGGCGCGGGCCTGGCCTTCGTCACGGTCGCGGTGGTGGCCGCGATCATCACCCCACTGACCCGCCCGAAGACCGACGACCAGCTGACCGGCCTGGTGTACGGACTGAGCGACACCACGCTCGCCGACGACTCGCTGGCCGGCGACGCGGCCTGGTACCGCTCGCCGGTGCTGCTCGGCGTGGTCGCCGTGATCCTCGCCGCCCTCTTCTACATCCCGGTCTTCTGA
- a CDS encoding glycoside hydrolase family 6 protein codes for MNLWRRLSGRNRTLALTGAGVLVAGGLVTIPVTAAQAATQCSVDYTTSDWPGGFTGTVTIKNLGDPVSSWNLGFTFPLASQKVQQGWSAKWSQSGQNVTATNESYNGTLGSGASTTIGFNGAWSGSNPKPTSFTLNGTVCNGGTTPTTPAPTTPAPTTPPPTTPPPTTPPPTTPPPTTPPPTTPPPGQKVDNPYAGVKGYVNPEWKAKAESVTGGSRVSNNPTAVWLDRIAAINGTTGSSSNGSMGVRDHLDKALAQGAGYIQFVIYNLPGRDCAALASNGELGPDELPRYKAEYIDPIAAIQADPKYASLRIVNIIEIDSLPNLVTNTSGQPGGTAMCDTVKANGAYVNGVGYALAKLGAINNVYNYIDAAHHGWIGWDSNFGPTAQQLYAAATASGSTVHNVAGFITNTANYSALKEPYIKITDSVNGQTVRQSKWIDWNQYVDELSFAQAFRNKLVSIGFDSNIGMLIDTSRNGWGGANRPTGPGATTSVDTYVNGGRIDRRIHAGNWCNQSGAGLGERPKANPEPGIDAYVWVKPPGESDGSSTAIPNDEGKGFDRMCDPTYTGNARNGNSLTGALPNAPISGAWFPAQFAQLMQNAYPAL; via the coding sequence ATGAATCTGTGGAGAAGGCTGTCCGGCCGTAACCGGACGCTCGCGCTGACCGGCGCCGGCGTCCTGGTCGCCGGCGGGCTGGTGACCATTCCGGTCACGGCGGCGCAGGCCGCCACCCAGTGCAGCGTGGACTACACCACCAGCGACTGGCCCGGTGGCTTCACCGGCACCGTCACCATCAAGAACCTCGGTGACCCGGTGAGCTCCTGGAACCTCGGCTTCACCTTCCCGCTCGCCAGCCAGAAGGTGCAGCAGGGCTGGTCGGCGAAGTGGTCGCAGAGCGGCCAGAACGTGACCGCGACCAACGAGTCGTACAACGGGACGCTGGGCAGCGGCGCCAGCACCACCATCGGCTTCAACGGCGCGTGGAGCGGCAGCAACCCGAAGCCGACCTCGTTCACCCTGAACGGCACGGTCTGCAACGGCGGCACCACGCCCACCACGCCGGCGCCCACCACCCCTGCGCCGACGACCCCGCCGCCCACGACTCCGCCGCCCACCACCCCGCCGCCCACCACCCCGCCCCCCACCACGCCGCCGCCGACCACCCCGCCGCCGGGGCAGAAGGTGGACAACCCGTACGCCGGGGTCAAGGGCTACGTGAACCCGGAGTGGAAGGCCAAGGCCGAGTCGGTCACCGGCGGCAGCCGGGTGTCCAACAACCCGACCGCGGTGTGGCTGGACCGGATCGCCGCGATCAACGGCACCACCGGCAGCAGCTCCAACGGCTCGATGGGCGTCCGGGACCACCTGGACAAGGCGCTCGCCCAGGGCGCCGGCTACATCCAGTTCGTGATCTACAACCTGCCCGGCCGGGACTGCGCCGCGCTCGCCTCCAACGGCGAGCTGGGCCCGGACGAGCTGCCCCGCTACAAGGCCGAGTACATCGACCCGATCGCCGCGATCCAGGCCGACCCGAAGTACGCCAGCCTGCGCATCGTCAACATCATCGAGATCGACTCGCTGCCGAACCTGGTGACCAACACCTCCGGCCAGCCGGGCGGCACGGCCATGTGTGACACCGTCAAGGCCAACGGCGCGTACGTGAACGGCGTCGGTTACGCCCTGGCCAAGCTGGGCGCGATCAACAACGTCTACAACTACATCGACGCCGCGCACCACGGCTGGATCGGCTGGGACAGCAACTTCGGCCCGACCGCCCAGCAGCTCTACGCCGCCGCCACCGCGTCCGGCAGCACCGTGCACAACGTCGCCGGCTTCATCACCAACACGGCGAACTACTCCGCGCTGAAGGAGCCGTACATCAAGATCACCGACTCGGTGAACGGCCAGACCGTGCGGCAGTCCAAGTGGATCGACTGGAACCAGTACGTGGACGAGCTCTCGTTCGCCCAGGCGTTCCGCAACAAGCTGGTCTCGATCGGCTTCGACAGCAACATCGGCATGCTGATCGACACCTCCCGCAACGGCTGGGGCGGCGCCAACCGGCCCACCGGCCCGGGCGCGACGACCAGCGTCGACACCTACGTCAACGGTGGCCGCATCGACCGCCGGATCCACGCCGGCAACTGGTGCAACCAGTCCGGTGCGGGCCTCGGCGAGCGGCCGAAGGCCAACCCGGAGCCGGGCATCGACGCGTACGTCTGGGTGAAGCCCCCGGGCGAGTCGGACGGTTCCAGCACCGCCATCCCGAACGACGAGGGCAAGGGCTTCGACCGGATGTGCGACCCGACCTACACCGGTAACGCCCGCAACGGCAACAGCCTGACCGGTGCCCTGCCCAACGCGCCGATCTCCGGCGCCTGGTTCCCGGCCCAGTTCGCCCAGCTCATGCAGAACGCCTACCCGGCGCTGTAG
- a CDS encoding putative sodium/potassium/calcium exchanger, whose amino-acid sequence MANKMLGKVVAGAALGGAGLLVFTPGMAFAGGHHEDEGKVVAKPHVVKAGDEVKLLEICPEPQEHAYVWSKVTGKVKLHPVREDRGDDHGGWQDRDEEDADQGPDGKDRHGRDEEGRGDEQGRDDHGKGDEQGKDDHGKGNEQGKDDHGKGNEQGKDDHGKGDDHGKGPDDHGQPPSDGGQPQPPADGGGAPQPPAGGAGGGMAADWGSDQGSDWKGHEEYGQDEESDQGPDGKDRHGRDEEGRGDEYGRGGDEWSKDEHGKGGDEYGMGDEHGRGGDEWSKDEHGKGGDEYGMGDEHGRGGDEWSKDEHGKGGDEYGRGGDEYGMGDEHGRGGDEGSWEHKKDFVYYGEAEVSEHARPGKYTLHGSCGEGELVVLPRGPVDGGDGGMTTTSTDRGMMTGGAGMIGAAALGGIVLLRRRRANGLV is encoded by the coding sequence ATGGCTAACAAGATGCTCGGGAAGGTCGTTGCGGGTGCCGCCCTCGGCGGCGCGGGCCTCCTGGTGTTCACCCCGGGTATGGCCTTCGCTGGCGGGCACCACGAGGACGAGGGCAAGGTCGTCGCCAAGCCCCACGTCGTCAAGGCCGGGGACGAGGTCAAGCTCCTCGAAATCTGCCCGGAGCCGCAGGAACACGCCTACGTCTGGTCCAAGGTGACCGGCAAGGTCAAGCTCCACCCGGTCCGGGAGGACCGCGGCGACGACCACGGGGGGTGGCAGGACCGCGACGAGGAGGACGCGGACCAGGGCCCCGACGGCAAGGACCGGCACGGGCGCGACGAGGAGGGTCGCGGCGACGAGCAGGGCCGCGACGACCACGGCAAGGGCGACGAGCAGGGCAAGGACGACCACGGCAAGGGCAACGAGCAGGGCAAGGACGACCACGGCAAGGGCAACGAGCAGGGCAAGGACGACCACGGCAAGGGCGACGACCACGGCAAGGGCCCGGACGACCACGGCCAGCCGCCGTCGGACGGCGGCCAGCCGCAGCCCCCGGCGGACGGCGGCGGCGCGCCGCAGCCCCCGGCGGGCGGCGCCGGTGGCGGCATGGCCGCCGACTGGGGCAGCGACCAGGGCTCCGACTGGAAGGGCCACGAGGAGTACGGCCAGGACGAGGAGTCCGACCAGGGCCCGGACGGCAAGGACCGGCACGGGCGTGACGAGGAGGGTCGCGGCGACGAGTACGGCCGTGGCGGCGACGAGTGGTCCAAGGACGAGCACGGCAAGGGCGGCGACGAGTACGGCATGGGCGACGAGCACGGCCGTGGCGGCGACGAGTGGTCCAAGGACGAGCACGGCAAGGGCGGCGACGAGTACGGCATGGGCGACGAGCACGGCCGTGGCGGCGACGAGTGGTCCAAGGACGAGCACGGCAAGGGCGGCGACGAGTACGGCCGCGGCGGCGACGAGTACGGCATGGGCGACGAGCACGGCCGTGGCGGCGACGAGGGCAGCTGGGAGCACAAGAAGGACTTCGTCTACTACGGCGAGGCCGAGGTCTCCGAGCACGCCCGCCCCGGCAAGTACACGCTGCACGGCTCGTGCGGCGAGGGCGAGCTGGTCGTGCTGCCGCGCGGCCCGGTCGACGGCGGTGACGGTGGCATGACCACCACCAGCACCGACCGCGGCATGATGACCGGTGGCGCGGGCATGATCGGCGCCGCCGCTCTGGGTGGCATCGTCCTGCTGCGTCGGCGTCGGGCCAATGGCCTCGTCTGA
- a CDS encoding class F sortase: MASSDQAATRAGGRHGRPWRAAGAAVVVLLAMVGAGMIGASVRTVPPPRPPQPLAQAGPAEPTTAAPDGTATADGAALPDGTDTGTQAPADAGPTGRPDPDTAPAVVALPRSAPTTISIPRIGVNAEIMSLGTNPDGTVQVPPLDQAMKAGWYSPGASPGEAGNAVIVGHVDSAKLGPAVFFDLGSLQPGDTIAVARADGSAATFRVDEVKSYPKTAFPTELVYGPNDKPGLRVVTCGGTFDRSAGSYLDNIVVLATMTA, encoded by the coding sequence ATGGCCTCGTCTGACCAGGCGGCGACACGGGCCGGCGGCCGTCACGGGAGACCGTGGCGCGCCGCCGGCGCCGCCGTCGTCGTCCTGCTCGCCATGGTGGGCGCCGGGATGATCGGCGCGTCCGTCCGGACCGTGCCCCCGCCCCGCCCGCCCCAGCCGCTCGCCCAGGCCGGTCCGGCCGAACCGACCACCGCCGCGCCCGACGGCACCGCCACGGCCGACGGGGCCGCCCTGCCCGACGGCACCGACACCGGCACGCAGGCGCCGGCCGACGCCGGACCCACCGGCCGGCCGGACCCGGACACCGCCCCCGCGGTCGTCGCCCTGCCCCGGTCGGCGCCGACCACCATCTCGATTCCCCGGATCGGGGTGAACGCCGAGATCATGAGCCTCGGCACCAATCCCGACGGCACGGTCCAGGTGCCCCCGCTGGACCAGGCCATGAAGGCCGGCTGGTACTCGCCCGGCGCCAGCCCCGGCGAGGCCGGCAACGCCGTGATCGTCGGGCACGTCGACTCGGCCAAGCTCGGCCCGGCGGTCTTCTTCGACCTCGGCTCGCTCCAGCCGGGGGACACCATCGCGGTCGCCCGGGCGGACGGCTCCGCCGCCACCTTCCGGGTGGACGAGGTGAAGTCGTACCCGAAGACCGCCTTCCCCACCGAGCTGGTCTACGGCCCGAACGACAAGCCCGGCCTGCGGGTGGTCACCTGCGGCGGAACCTTCGACCGCAGCGCCGGCAGCTACCTCGACAACATCGTCGTGCTGGCCACCATGACGGCGTGA